A window of Rosa rugosa chromosome 7, drRosRugo1.1, whole genome shotgun sequence genomic DNA:
ttTCAATCCTAGGTGATGTAATACTTGATAAAAAAAAGACtatcttatccttccaaaatgtAATGGatctaaattattttgactcttttttttgaaaaaaaaaaaatattttgcttttttttttcttttcaacacACTCATGCTTCGATTtaaacaataattttttttttcttcaatcaagaatagaaaatatttcatgtaattcgatcaatagatttgcatagaCATATATATGAATTCAAAATTTGTTGGGTTCCTacaaattatgaaaatataatgtgaaaaatacatatgaatatgaatatgaatatatatatatatatattttccttatatttagACTGCTACTACTATAGaatattttcttacctcttaattctTACAcgtattttccaaattcaatttattaatactatttttttttgacgaaattatttaatatttggaaagaaaggtTGATGCatattttcaatcaaaaaaaaaaaaaaagttgatgcCTATTTTTTGTCACCTAAttcgatatattaatattatttggaaagaaaattcataggaaataatttaattaaatgaagaaaaaattggTAAAAGAAtctgtagacatatctcttaaattattACATAATTAATGGCTGCTATTAATACACAATAATTTTTTATCACCTAACTAAATTTATTAATGTCATTGATTCACCCCTTAAAATCTAAAAGGAAATATGAAAGGGTAAAAATGGTGTTGCAAGATTATGAtttggcaagatatattatgtgaaattaaaaataaaaatttgtatttgcttacatgacatgacacATAGAATTGagaccacaaatcttaggcctcattgataGGAGCCCTATCATGAATTAGCCATAGAAAAGTGAAGTGTGCTCATGACCATTTGATCTACTggtataaattttttctttcataCATACGAGGTCAAGTGAGCGTATAGTTCTAATTAATGCATATCATGAATATTTATAATAATATAATCACCAAAAAATCAAGTGATGTCTATGATAATGGTCTACTCACTCTACTAGTATTAGCTTTTCTTTCATAAATGAAATGTcacacctttcaaaaaaaaaaaaaaatgtcacaaAATTAAGCAGTTGTCCACAAACCATTTGGTCAATGGGTGTCATTAAAATTTCTCTTCAGTCTTCATAAGTTGGACGGGCAAAATAAGTATCTCCCAAGCCTGTTGATGAAGATCTGTTGACGAAGACCTCTACAACATACCCCCGAGCTCTACCAAGCGGGTTTGTACATGATGCACCAAACAACTGTCTACACTTTCACGTACGTGATGCACGAGTTTGGAAAATATGGCATCCAGTGGCTCCCAAGTTCAAAGTTTTCGGCTCTGAATCGACTTATCATGTGTTTTCTGAACATTGGTACGTAGCTGGGTAATAATTGTACTCAGttattttggtttttagttttgtaCAGAAGAAAATGCTGGGATTTTTCTCTTGCTTGGTGCCTCCTTGAGTGCTTGTGCTTCACGAGTTTGGAATCCAAAGGCAGGGGTTTCATTTTCTCATAGGAAAGGAAAGCTAGGATGCCCCTATGGGATCGATCACTAGGGAAATATGTCAACAGTGCTGCTCTCTTTTATTTTAATGGGGATGTACGAGTTCAATCAGCAATTAATGAGATAAATCTTTGACGTGAATGCCAATTTTGTTGAGTTTCTCTCTTtaattatttttagtttttaattttgTGACTTGATGTCAAAAATGTTTAGATGAAGAATGAAGCTCCATCTATCAGTCAAGATAAAGGTCAACCAGATCAACGTACAAATTTACAATCTGATCAAGAGACTACACGTGCCACACACTCAAGACATGACTCATATGATAAAAGTGAGCCAAGCATGTTAAGCCAGTGAACACGTGTCATTAATCCAACCGTTCTGTTAGAATTAGATAGTGGAAATTAGGCAACCTGTTTTGCattaatagtatatatatagccTCAATTAGCAGCTGTAATTAGCTCAGCTAAGCATTTTGTAACAAACACTCAGAGAAATAACCAAGTCTGTTTAGCTCTCCCTCTCTTTTCTTCGTGTTCTTCCTCACCTTCactggttttagggttttgagtcGCATCACCATCACCACACCATGATTTCcaacaaaaaacccagaaagggTAGGTTATATCCAACATTGCTTATTAAAAATCTTTTATAGGCGAAAGGTTACACCACTAGTGTGGTACATACATCCACATAACTTGTAATGATATTTCCTTGCTAGCTCTCACCCTCAAAATTATCTCCTAAGGTTACACCATTAGTGTGGTACATACATTCAAACAACTCTCATCAGAAACACCAATTCAAAAACAAGTAGATCTCAACCTTCTGACTATATAGAGCTTTTACTGCAAGATGCAAATTGGAGAAGATCGATCGATAATGCAGGAGCTCAAATGAAATTGAGATAAAGTCCAACGTCACTCTTGGTTATCCTCATATACGTACAGTTGATGAAAGAGACTACAGAAACATGTCCACCCTATCACTTTTATCAGATTCTGCTTGGATATGAATGAAAGAATTTGAAGAAGTATTTCAAATTTCagaatatattttatttttccttttataggCCCTTCATTCAAACTACATCATGGAGGCTAAGGGATTTTGCTCTTAGCAATTAGTCGCTGAATTAATTCTGTCTGGGATGTCCTTTCATAAAAATAAATCTAGACTTAGAATACTTTCAATGCAGATATCTGTTGGTATTGAATCGAACAAACTGGAGAACAAATATGCTATGttcctttatttttgatataaatttctcttttattaatttaacgTATCCATAAAATTTGATGTTGGGTGTATAAAAAAACGGTTGTGTATCTAGTATTTagaggtgtgtgaataaaatttctctatttataatAATACAATCACCAAAAAAAATTAGGTCTtgtccataatcatttggtttACTAGCATTAGCTTTCCTTTTATAAATGAAATGTCACAAAATTAAGCGGCTGCCAACCATTTGATCTATGGATAaaaattttctctttgtaggTGTGGACGGGCAAAAAGTCTAAGTACCTCTCATCAGTCATCACTACCATTATTTGTACTACTAGGGTCAAGAAATCAAATGCTCAATAGCTTTAAGATCAGTGCGGTGATCACCGTACATACATATTAGTAGGAGATACGGTAGCCCTTGTCCCCAGATAAAGATACACATAACACAGCTAGAAGCCTAACTGTACGTACTCATCTGCATGCATATATGGCTGCATGCATTCTGCTCATATTTGCCAAACGAAATTAAAATATCTATATCCACCCTAACGTTGAGAAAAAATATATTGTAGTCGAACTTGCAGTCATTTTCAGCATACCAAAGCTAATTGATCTAGTCCCTCAGATAAAATCAAACATGCATGTCCTCAGACAACTATTGTGCACAAAGGCTTAGTGCCTTAAACTGTATGCTACTCTGCAGCTGAGCTCCCCATATGGTTAATAATCTAATCGTATTTGGAGACGCAAACAGGTATTGACAAACAGTACATGTGATTATGGATAAATTGGAACTCAAAACTCATTTCAAATAAGATTTTGATATCATGTTAAACAAATATTAGCTctccttgccaaaaaaaaattagctctCAAAAAAATGATCGAGCTGTAATATCGATCAATAATTATCTGTGGTCGTATTCAAGGCAGATGATTTTCTAGATAATCTGATATAAGGTAACTCGATCTATCGGCTAACCATTTGAATTTCTTTCCTCGATGTTTCACCACTTGCTTCAACTTCCAAACTCTGGAAGCATCCTCTGGGGTAACCAGACTCATAAATTTGTAATGACGAAATTAGGCATTGTAGATCATTCTGGTGTGGCCTTTAGCGGCTGCAAGGATTGGATTCCGGTCGATCTGATCGCCTTCTGTTGCTGGTTGCATGTGGAGAGGGTTCGCGTTTGTGTTTCTGTCCGTCGAGGCTTGCTGTCACTACCCGGCGTGGCTTCTTGCCGGTGGCGGGGAGTCGGGGCGACGGGGGCGCGGATGTTCAAAGGGCGGCGAAGGAGACCGTCGGCGGTGGAGTCGTTGTTGGACCTGCGGACTGCACTGGTGGGTGCGTGTGCCTGCGCTGGTCGTTGGACTGCGGACTGCACGGGCTGGGCCTTCTTGCTAGGAGTAGGTTGGTAGGGACTTGGGTCTCTAGGTCATATTGGGCTGCTTAGTCTCGTTACTTGTTTTACTTTcgttcgttttttttttttaagtagtgGCCTTGGCCCCGGAATATTTGGGCTTGCGAGGTGGAGTGTTCCTTACTCTGTCAAGAGATCGCAACCTCATGTATTGTCACAAAATTAAGCGGCTCTCCATGACCATTTGCTCTATGGGTgtaatttttctctttgttaGTGTGGACGGGCAAAAAGTCTAACTGTCTAAGTACATCTCATCACAAGCTCACAACCATTTGATCTACTAGGGTCAAAAAATGAAATGCTCAATAAGCTTCAAGAGGTGCGGTGAGTTAAGCCAAATGTTCAACCCATTTATAGGAGACAGTAGTTGTCCCTAGGTAAAGAGATACACGACACACCTAGAAGCCTAACTGTACGTActcattttttttctcatgCATGCAATCTGCTCATATTTACACCATGATTATATCTGCCAAacgaattttttatttttttcaaataaatAGAAGATTAGGTAATATTAACTTCTTTGCGGCAGCCAATTTACTAAACGAAATTGAAATATCTATATTCACCATAAGTGTAGGCCACCATGGGAGCACCAATGGGTAAAAAAGGTGTAGCAGCCCCGTATATTCACTCCTtgtaattatacatatattctagcACTGTTTATTGAAAATACAGTTTTGCCCTGGCTTTTGACTGAAATTACAATCTTGCcatatcagttttttttttttttttttacaattatgccgtatcttttttttttttttttttttaaaggaagcgcaattctgttttgtatttgtaaaaagtttattttttgttgtatcTCATTTGTTGTTAATCTATTAtcaacaacaaaacaaatcatattctAAGTAACGTTGATGTTTTTTAGATTGCGAGTATTCATCTATTATatatgaaatttaaaaaaaaataaataaaaaaaacaaaacaaaaaaccgcCGCATTGCGCGGGTCATTTTGCTAGTTATCTCTAATTTTCCTTCAAGTAAGGTTGCAGACTTGCAGGTGAAATTGTTTTGCTGCCATTTAAAATACACAATATCCTCGCTATTCTAGAGGAAAGTGACCCAAAAGCCAATGCACATTTTTTATCTAATCAAATGAGTATTTTCGTCTTCGGAAGTTAATTAGGGCACTTAcaatgatgttttttttttatcaagtagttagttgttagtaactcacacacccatgcagtggtattcCAGCTCTAGGACACCTGCAcagacattgcggcgaaagccaggcaaagccagactaatccactgcaccgcagacgcacgaatccaaatgatccctcaaatctgctggccatgggatggagctgggattcgaacgctagatctgggggttccagactaagccgttcgaccaacacaccacaccacgtggttcaCTTACAATGATATTTGTGCATACAAATCAAGCTTAGATGTAATATTACTTTTATCATATATAGATAGTCGGCACAAGGCTAAAGGAAGTCCACAGGCAAATCCAAACCCATACACTAATAACATCGATCTATTGATCGAACACACTTACTCCTCACTCTTGTAAACCGAAACTTATTGAAATTCTTGATCATTTAGCAGGTTAATACTTTAACAAAGCCTCTTTGATCATTTATGATTTGAAATTCTTTTCAGATGTCCTTGAACACGTACATCAGTACATGAAGTCATGAACCCTTAATTAGGGTACATGAGACGATATATATCCTAAAGCTGGAAAATCAAACATGTTTGTTCTTAGACAGCTACTTTGCCCCGAAACTTAAAGCCTTAATCCGCATGTTACTCTGCCTCGTCTTGTCTAATTAATCTAGATACAAACAAATTAATATGGGAATCAAATATGTCTGTTCTTGGATAATTAAACTGTATATGATTGATTGCTTATATTCGTGAGAACTGACGCTTTAGTTTCTTGTTGCCACGTGCGGGTTGATTGCTTTATCATCGGATGCTTGTCTCCCTATGAGCCCATCTGTGTCGTCAAGTTATAGATTCAACTGCTTCGTTTATATGGATATTATGGGGTTGTATTTGTTCATCGATCATGCTTTACCCCATAAATTTTTCTTTGAAATCTACAACGATACATATGTAACAGGAATTCCATTTCTCCCCAGCAGTGTAGGTTGAATATTCTTCTGTCTTCTGTTTGTACAACTAGCCGATTTTAGTGATGACGGAAAGAAATTAAAAGCGTATGTagctcctttttttctttttctttggaagAATTACGCACTCTAAACGGCTCTCAACTGTATTTTCTTGGTTTCGGAGCCTGTTTTACTCCCTATACCATGCTTGTTTTACTCCATTGTcgctggcctctggcctcgctGGTGCGTGCTGGTTGTTGTCGGACTAGCGGGTGATGTTTTCGTTGGGGTAGAGAAGGAGCAGTTGTGAGCGTTGGTTCATTGTCTTGAATGGCGTCAACAGCGTGTTTGCTAGCTACTCTGATACCATCATGAGGGATGGAGCGCACCGGTGGCTACAGGTCTCTAGGTCAGGGGTGCTCCCTGCGTGTGTTGCAAGGGTTCTTGATTGTGCTGGTTACGGAGGGGGAAATGGGCTTGTGCTGTTGGGTTTTTAGAGGGGTTTGACGGTGGGGACtgttttgttggtggtggagCCTTGGGGGATATAGGATCCTGGCGAGCGAGATGGTAAAGGTGGCGGCTCAGGTTTTGGCGGGGATGTTGGTGGTTTTTTGGAGCTTGTTTCGTCACGGGGAGCCCACTACAAACCAGAGCTTATGTGGGGAAAACAGATAGGGAAGGTTTCAATATGGTGGTGGAGGTTATTGGAGGTTCGGCGGCAGCTTCTTGGCAAAGAGTTAAATGTTGGATACCAGCGGAAacataaatattaaaaaactaatTTTGATAGGGAGATATGATTCATGAATGGGCAGAATGGCACACAATATGGGCGATGTTCGGTTCAAAGGCATGCAGAGCTCCTAGAGGGAGATATGGAAGTGACTCTCAAAATACCTGATAATAAAGTTATTCTGATAAAACTTCTACAAAATACGTACTCTTCTACACAACTTACTCAACTAGAGTAGCCTACTTATATAGGCCTATACTAGATAATGTCGTAAGTGTAACAATTACAACGGACATAAGTTCTAGAGTGGCCGTTACAATAACCTTAAACATTTCTAACTCCCCTATGAGGCCACTAACTCTCACCATTGTTCTCATCATTATATTCACCATAACTCTCAATATAATTCTAGATTAATTTTATTTCCAACATGTTACGGATCACTACAATTTCTTGCTTCatttttcagttttgttttttggtttagTCTGTTGGCTAGATTTTATAAGTCCCTACTTAGTTGAATGAGATAGAAACTGAATGAGAATAAGGAAGGTTGTAGAAAAATCAAAGTTAGAATTCCTCCTAGGGAAAGTCGTGCTCAAAGTTATTATTTTTCGTTAGAAAATTTGATTCAATTGAAATTCTTAATGAAGAAGTGTCACCATGTCCCAAGTCCAAATGTTACATTGTCGAGGGGAATTCCATGCCAAATTAAGAAGAAGTGATATTCTCGTGAGATCCGTGAATCAAGAGAGTTGGATCGATGTGAGTCTGTCCATGAGTACTACCACAGTGGTGGTACCGGCCGGTATAATGCCAAGTGTCGCGTTTCATCAGCAAATGTTGACATCCCCATCTAGTTGTGAACGGAGGGCGTCTGCGTTTATGTATGTTTGTATTAGTTGCGTTAGAGAGGGCCCAGAGGGAGGCTGCTTGTGCTGATGCGATTATTaagttctaaatttttttttgttttgaagttTCATCATCTCCCTTCAGATTGTCTGCTACATACTTGATTGACACTTTACTACAGCAAATAGCATCGACTAATGAATACCCTGGAACTTCAACTTTGGGTTCATTTCTCTGACCTACCCCAGTTGTTTGTGCTTATTCTAATGCCATTTGGCCAATTTCTAATGCCATTTTACAGTTtcacattcaaaaaaaaaaaaaaaaattaaaacttaaTAATCGCAATTAAAATGAACGACCTTGCAAGAGCTGATTTGGACCGTCATCTAAATATCATATCTGCGTCTCCTTCTTTGCTCGGAAGTTCAGAAGTTAGTAGCTTCGATAGATACCTGCAGATCAATCATATAACAAGATAGAATTTTGTAAGCCtagtcttttgttttttgtaagCCTAGTCTTGGACACATGTTAtttgttcattttttctttgttaaCTTTTAGCTACCATACCCTACCTTAGTTTTAGTCTATGAAAACACTTGCTTGCATCACTCATTCTGTCACCAATCATGACTCAACCAAGGAAAAATGTAAAGTCTATAAAAATGGTCAacaaagtattttttttttcatgtcctTTTTCTTCTAGCAATGCTTGCAGCCTTGCACGTATGCACATGCAACTATTATTTCAGATTACTACTACAATGTCGGTCCTGAATACAACCAACAATTTCCATTTTATTGAGCTGTGAGAGCTGATACATATAAGAAATAAGTCATAGATGTTAGCTTGATCTAAATTTTACCTTCATTATTTCTTAAGAGTTCAAATTTTTTACGAAATAATTATTATTAAACATGTTATCAAAATCTTGTTTGAACGCGCGGGTGCTGCGGAGTTCAAATCATCATTTTCCCATTGTCCAGTCATCTGCGAATTAGACAATGCACGGGAAACTTTAAGCGTTCAGGCACAGCACGCAGTTGTTCAAGAACACATCATGTTTGATTTTCTCTCTAGGACTAGAAGATCCTCGGTGTGCTGACAATGACTGCAAGTTTGATTAAAATATATTTCCTTTCAGCAAAATGGTGGATATACATATCATTGCGTAAACATCTTACCCTACAAAATTAAATCGTATGAGCTATCAGATCACTCAGAATGGACAAAAAATGTATGACACTGACACAGAAAGAAAGATAGCTAACTTGGTTTAAGCAATTACTCACTTATTTCATTGTTTTGGCTGATTCTTTTTTGTACATCTAGCGATCATTATCTCCATTGTTGTATTAtcagtctatatatatatatatatctagacTGCCAAAAGAAAATTTATAAAATTTTAGTTGGGCAGACATTTGAGAATTTAATGGTATTCAACAGGTAGTATATATATAGTCCATCTGCATGGATACTCTTAGCAGCAACTTTTTCTAGTCTTTGCCTTTATGTAATTTCCACATTTGTTTCTTTGCCGTAGTTCCTTCCTGGTTGCTTCCATATATGCACTGATTCAAGAACCTCCAGAAACTTCAAATTCTTTGATTTACACACATGCGTTAATCAACAATGTCTATATATAGCCTATATGCATAGAAGGACACACAGCACAGAATCAGGTCTCTCTTTTAGTAGCTCGAAGCAAATGGAGCAACTTAGAAACCGCGAAAATCGTCAGCAGAGAGCTGAGAGGCAAAAGAGGAGCAAAGCTGAAACACCCATTAAGATCAAGTATATTTCCAGCCCTATGATGGTTCAAGCCAACAATGCTTCAGAGTTCAGAGCAATTGTTCAGGAACTCACCGGCCAAAATTCGGACACTACCATTCCAGATCATGGACCAAACCAAGCAAGCTGGTTTTCTAACCACAGAGCTTCACAATCAGCAAATATGAAAACCCAAAACGCTGATGAGctgatgaaattttcagataACCGTGTAGAAGTTTTCAGTCAGTTTGATGAAATTAAGTTCTGGAGGGAAGTTTCAGAGAGCTTCTGCGCTTCCGAATCTCCATATGGTTATGTATGATTTAAAGATTGTTTTCACTTTGACAGTATATATGATATTTCACTGAGTTTATTATTACTGCCTCGAAAGGCCTTTGCTGTGAGTTGTATGAGTGTTTCCATTGCAGACTTATTTTGGCATAAAAATAAAAGCAGATCAAGAATTAAAGCTACAAATTTACATGATATACTACCATAACTGCATTGTCTCACTTAAAAAGCACAAAGTGCAAGGTTTGAGGATAAAAACACTCACCATTGTTTACACATAACATAAACATAGGTCCCTTAAGCAGAAAGTGTCTTCTGTTCTGCACCTAAGCTCATCTTCCTCGGCTACCTCCCTAAGTTCATACGCTAGCAGACCATTATGTCCATGATCCTTACCTCTTAGTCATCAGCGGATTTCAAGTAAAGAGTCTCACCCCCATCTCCGCCATGGCCTCCAGAGCTCCCGCCCCGCCCATCAGAAGAACCAAGATCTTGCTTACTCCCACTGCCCATCCTCCTATGCAAGCCTTCCCCACgtccaaaatcagaaaatcctcCAGCCCCAAGTTGGCTGCTGCCTCCTGCATTATTTGCCTCATTCTGGAGCATGTGAAGTCCTCCGCTTCCTCCAGAGCTCATGGCAAGTTGGCTATGCAGGGCTTGCTGTTGCAGAGCTGAAAATGGCTGCTGGTTGTACATCATGGAAGAGCGCGCAGCCATGAGTGATTGGGGTGACATCTGTTGAGCTGCTTGTTGCTGCATGTAATTTGCTCCTGGTTGCATCATGCCACCGGAAGGGTACTACAAAGAGGTTTACAGAACACAGTCAGGGAATCTATGATTTGCCAAAAAAGATGTACCCAGTAGCACTTTaaatctctttttttattttttttttatttattttttttattgttcaatcacacggtgtcctcaaaggcttcctaggcccaaagactaatccgtgctcgggggatcttgtcaaaacgcttcctcccccctggccaccaagaatatattggga
This region includes:
- the LOC133722652 gene encoding GRF1-interacting factor 1; the protein is MQQHLMQMQPMMAGYYPNSVTTDHIQQYLDENKSLILKIVESQNSGKLSECAENQARLQRNLMYLAAIADSQPQPPTMHPQYPSGGMMQPGANYMQQQAAQQMSPQSLMAARSSMMYNQQPFSALQQQALHSQLAMSSGGSGGLHMLQNEANNAGGSSQLGAGGFSDFGRGEGLHRRMGSGSKQDLGSSDGRGGSSGGHGGDGGETLYLKSADD